GGCCGACATCGCGCACCACGATCTGCATGTCGCCGCAGGCATGCCCGGCGATGACGAGGATGTCCTCGGAGGACAGATAGACGCAGGTCACTTGAGCCGCTCCATGAGCTCGCTCCACTTGGCAGCCTGCTCCTTGGCGGTCTTACGGACGATGGCCTGCTGGGCAGTCCTGGCGAGGTAATCGTCGACGGCCTGCAGGAGTATGGCGTGCATGCTCGTGCCCTCCTGCTCGGCGCGCTGCTTGAGTGCTTCGGTCTGGTCGTCGCGAAGACGCAGGTTCATGGCCATACCAAAACGGTACCAGCAGGTGGGGCCAGAGTGGTACCGCTACCGAGTCCGCACCCGCGCCGCCACCCACGCCCCCGCCAGCGCCACCCCCGCCATCGGCAGGAACACCGCCACGAACGCGCCGGGGTGCGAGCCCGCGCCCCCGCCCGCGCCGTGCGCCGCCGCGCCCAGCGCTCCGCCGCCGAGTGCGGCGAACGCCGCGCCGCCGCCCGCGAGCAGCAGCACGTTCGAGAGGCCGTCGGAGATCTGGAGGGCGGCCGAATTGGCTCCCGCCTCCTCCGGCGCCGACAGCTTGAGCAGCAGCACGCTGGTCGACGCGATCACCATGCCCATGCCGAAGCACCCG
The Streptomyces sp. NBC_00234 DNA segment above includes these coding regions:
- a CDS encoding ribbon-helix-helix protein, CopG family, which encodes MAMNLRLRDDQTEALKQRAEQEGTSMHAILLQAVDDYLARTAQQAIVRKTAKEQAAKWSELMERLK